From one Bacilli bacterium genomic stretch:
- a CDS encoding SDR family oxidoreductase has product MFNLQKTVSVVIGGNGVLGSAMSSALAEAGSKVVVVGRDMEKAERVCRQIRDIGGEALPVRADATKKEDLKSVLEQAVEWGGGVDTLVNASGTNSATPFFELEMDEWDRIMDVNLKSVVLACQVFAEQMIQQGHGGSIINISSVSSGPPLSRVFTYSASKAGINSITQFLARELAPHEIRVNAIIPGFFPAEQNRKILSPDRVESILRHTPMNRFGNAEELKGTVVYLASKKASSFVTGALIRVDGGFGAMTI; this is encoded by the coding sequence TTGTTTAATCTGCAGAAAACCGTATCCGTTGTCATTGGCGGAAACGGAGTGTTAGGCAGCGCGATGTCGTCGGCGCTCGCCGAGGCGGGTTCAAAAGTGGTGGTCGTTGGCCGGGACATGGAAAAGGCTGAGCGTGTCTGCCGGCAAATTCGGGATATCGGCGGCGAAGCGCTTCCGGTGCGAGCCGACGCCACCAAAAAGGAGGACCTGAAGTCGGTATTGGAACAGGCCGTCGAATGGGGCGGAGGCGTAGATACGTTGGTCAACGCATCGGGGACGAACAGCGCCACGCCGTTTTTCGAATTGGAGATGGATGAGTGGGACCGGATCATGGACGTGAATTTGAAAAGTGTGGTGCTGGCCTGCCAGGTCTTCGCCGAACAGATGATTCAGCAAGGCCATGGCGGGTCGATCATCAATATCTCCTCCGTCTCTTCCGGCCCGCCGCTGTCCAGGGTTTTCACCTATTCGGCATCCAAAGCGGGGATCAACAGTATTACCCAGTTTCTGGCCCGTGAATTGGCGCCGCACGAAATACGCGTAAACGCGATCATTCCGGGATTTTTCCCGGCTGAACAGAACCGCAAGATTTTATCTCCGGACCGGGTGGAATCCATTTTGCGCCACACCCCGATGAACCGGTTCGGAAACGCGGAGGAATTAAAAGGGACCGTGGTTTATCTGGCCTCGAAAAAAGCGTCGTCGTTCGTGACCGGTGCGCTGATCCGGGTGGACGGCGGGTTTGGAGCGATGACGATATGA